The Triticum urartu cultivar G1812 unplaced genomic scaffold, Tu2.1 TuUngrouped_contig_6917, whole genome shotgun sequence DNA window CATCTCCTCATATTGAAATATAATATCTTGGAGCAACTGGTTTGTAGTTTGGTCAGGATGCTAAAGTGGTTGAGAAGGAGAAAGCTTACAACATTCTACCCCTGGACGTTAGTGCTCCACATCCAGTAATGGAAATTCCCGAGGTCTGGTCATAAAGCGTCTGATTTTCCTTTGGATTATTATTGCTTTGGCTAATATGGCAGATTTCTTGTGCTGTGAGAAATGCAGATTAAAGCCGCAGTAGAGCTTCTTCACCCAAGACTGGATTCATCTTCCGTGCCTGGACAAATAGATGGACACATTATTCATGATTTGCTTGATTGGCTCAGGCAAACATTTGGATTTCAGGTGCGGAACCACCGATACTTAAACTCATCATGCACTCTTAGACTATTACCTTTAAAAAAACGCACAAAAAAGTAGTGCTTCTCGATGCATTGCTAGAAGAAAAAGTTATTTACAAGCCCCAGGATAAGTTATTTACATGGACCACAAGATTAGAACGTAACACGCTTAAGTGCTATGCACCTCCGGGAGCAGCGCTTCCAGTCCAACCTCCCCCACCTTTGCTCACATCCAATCGTCAGACCTGATCGTGTTGGTGATGCTAGGCTACACGTTGTTGGAGACCCCCTACCTGATCCAAATCTTGCATGACATAATctataaaaaaaattcaaattttttatCATGATGAATTTTTTCCATCTTAAAATTCGTTTCAAGTCAAGGCTATAGACCAGCTGGAAAATGTTTAGTGATTTGAATAATTTTTGTGCCATCGACTCAGGAATTTAATACTCACGGTGATGGCAACATGCACTATTTGGTTATGTTGAGCTTTTTGCTTTTGCCTTTTTGGAGCAAATTACGCTTTTTTCTTGAACCTTGAAGATGGTATGAGAGGCTCCCCATCCAGAATGTGTTGGAGGCAACCAGAGTGACCAAACTAAAAAATAAATAAAGGGATCAGGGGGTGTCTATACTATAGAAATTACAGGAGAAGAAATAAAAGACAGTAAGCCTTATTTCGATTTGTTGGCAAGAGGGGGTGGAATCCTACTTGAATCAGCAAATCCAGGAGCGATGATCAACCCCTTTTAGCGTGTTTTTCTTAAATCATGAAAGAAAACATACAAGCATACTAAAAAATAGTGCTATACTTGAGGATACAAACAAAATAAAAAACATGTTAACTACTCCttccatcccaaaataagtgtctcaactttatattaactttagtacaaagttgtattaaagctgagacacttattttggtgCGGAGAGAGTATTGAATTATTTTTTACCTACTTATTGGCATTTGTTATTTCTTCTGTGCTCTAGTAAAGAACTAGTCTGGTGGGTCTTAACTTTGATGGCTATTTGCCGACTGCCGGGGCTCTATTTTTGCACATTCTTTTTAATTTTTTGTGTGCAAAAGCTCTGTAATCGTTTTCATTGTTGTAGAAAGACAATGTAGAGAATCAAAAGGAGAATTTGATCTTGCTGCTTGCAAACATTCAAATGAGAGAAGGGCGTACTGCCCGCCACGGTGAAAGATCCAATCATGTGGTAAATCGTTTCATCTAAACTTCCTTTTAATTTACCAATGTTAAATAAATATTACTTGTTCAAGCCTGTTTGACTATAATTTCCAGTTCCGATTAATTTAATCATGTTAAACGGATTCATGAGTTTCCACTGTGACTTCCAGATACAAAGTAGTACAGTGATATACTTGATGAAGAAACTTTTTCAAAATTACATTTCCTGGTGCCGTTATCTGGATTTGGAGTCAAACATTGAGTAAGTAATGTACCAGTTTGTTTCACATCTGTTCCAAAGAATGAACAACCTTGTTAACTATAAACAACATTGCATTGCAGAATTCCAAGCAGTGCCACCAGGCCCGCCACACAGCAACCAGAACTTCTTTATGTTGGGTTGTATTTTCTGATCTGGGGTGAAGCTTCAAATGTTCGCTTTATGCCTGAATGCCTTTGTTATATATTCCACCATGTAAGTGCTAAACTGTGTGCTTGTATGTGAGATTTCTACATTTAATAAATTCTCTGCAGGTGATATATTTCAGAAGCTCTGCTTGCTATTTTCTTGAGAAGATAGTATGCTTAGTTTCTTTTGCTTGCAGCGTCACTGATGCTATCAAGGCAGTAAATCCCAATGTAGCTTTTGTTTGGTGTACATGTGAACCTGATAGAGCTATTCATGTCATTTAAATCACACTGACCAATGGACTATATAAATTGCATCATATGAAGAAGAAATGCCTTCTGATGCACTGTATGTTGTGATGGTATACGTCACTGAAGTTATTTGAAAAATAATAATTTATCACA harbors:
- the LOC125531259 gene encoding callose synthase 7-like, whose amino-acid sequence is MEITEEPMRTVESGSAHSEFGQDAKVVEKEKAYNILPLDVSAPHPVMEIPEIKAAVELLHPRLDSSSVPGQIDGHIIHDLLDWLRQTFGFQKDNVENQKENLILLLANIQMREGRTARHGERSNHVIQSSTVIYLMKKLFQNYISWCRYLDLESNIEIPSSATRPATQQPELLYVGLYFLIWGEASNVRFMPECLCYIFHHMARDLYGIISSSFDPLFRPDGRDDAFLKLVIQPIYNVIRKEALVNKHGTVSHSMWRNYDDLNEVFWLKKCFNQLGWPMDLGADFFSAAKKMKNVTEVTH